One Corynebacterium uterequi DNA segment encodes these proteins:
- a CDS encoding type I polyketide synthase: MLAQTPLSLIPFHERLSTHPYSLHFAGQATPWQAALAEVTADPRLRRALDAALTRSDALLADVLPELTRITGGPLNLLDAPTNHAYSSVPGILTAQYGHLLDLFGDALPAQPVAAVGHSQGVLAVALAERHGDPDHAAALVALARLIGAAATAATRAHRAERFGELTPMLAVRGIDRDRLDAVLTRHDSVCVAIRNTPTAVTLSGLPAALDAVREDLAALTAEHAEALAAKRTGGAPLTIVTEFLDVAAPFHSPLLDDAVVSVVEWASRCPGLADIESERLARAVLTDRPHWDDEVTAALDAEFLLDLGPGSGVRGLTAQLAEGRGVGLIDASTADARDALRSPAFTWPTGQDYAEFAPRLRTINGRTVVDTAFTRLTGRAPVVLAGMTPTTTEPDIVAAAANAGYWAELAGGGQVTEEVIRTNLDSLKDQLDPGRTAQFNAMFMDRYLWNLQFGAQRVVTRERESGAPLDGVVISAGIPELDEGVELLTSLRASGFSYVSFKPGTVAQIRQTLAIARQVPEVPVIMMVEDGHAGGHHSWEDLDHLLLSTYAEIRAQRNVVLVAGGGLGMPQRAAEFLTGDWALAHGAVRMPVDAIMIGTAAMTAKEAHTNPDVKQLLVDIPGISAEDNGGWVGAGRSAGGVTSGLSHHLADMYEVDNAAADAARLIAEAHANPQLRTTRRAEIIAAINKTAKPYFGDLAEMTYAEVLRRYVELTFPFTDISWQQRLLDLCQRFEARLCKQDYGPIEPIFADLDDVADASTVIPRFVDAYPLAIDITLTPFDVAWFIELCRRYPKPVPFVPAIDESLLAWWGTDGLWQSHDRRYRADEVRIIPGPVSVAAITTVDEPVAEILGRYEDAMIEAIGTDADAPEVFSRTAETVEDYLRQCPHISWHGHLMDNPAAVLPEATLTPTDAGMDIVVALDTAWDATGSDQHAVKELRIPLLLGDGVRTGAVPVVDDARLSDTMFGLLAATAGVGSTTVTGTPITSLPSMTDSADSPFGEAHADVALSADLGALHAGVTAATLPADLPLAGIVPSAVLGLCWPTIYAALGSALVDDYPVIEGLLNAVHLDHTEAFDVAELGSADAIHTRSWCAAITESSSGRVVVVPTEVSIDGRVIGRFTERFAIRGRVHGSELPADPPVAGGVLKETADTPHSLLRRVSVTAPADMTAFAMVSGDYNPIHTSHRAARVAGMAAPLVHGMWLCAAAQHAVACDYRIIGWTYRMFGMVNLGDQVDISVERVGIGAGGHLLLDVTCRVGREIVSQATAAVAPKTTAYVYPGQGIQERGMALADRANSPAAREVWRRADEHTRSHLGFSILAVVRDNPTEITAGGRVFRHPEGVLHLTQFTQVALATVAFAQTSTLREAGVLVDGAYLAGHSLGEYNALASYAQIFPLETVLDIVYHRGSTMHHLVERDAEGRSNYRMAALRPNQFGVTDAKVRDYVADVAERCGEFLEIVNYNVAGSQYAVAGTVAGIDALTADATRRAEAAGGRRAVIPIPGIDVPFHSSRLRAGVPEFRDTLDALLPADINPDVLLGRYLPNLVARPFELSEDFLDAILAVAPSEYVTQLKARWSEVDLIAERAQLCRGLLIELLAWQFASPVRWIETQQWLFGRAGISTVIEVGLGNSPTLANIAARTLAMPEFRAANCTPLNVERDRDEVFHRSVRAAEEPEPEPQAAPDTAPALEAAASQPVSPAPAAPATTTAVVATIADVDFTAADAVRVLLAASTKLSLAQIAEADTIESLTNGVSSKRNQVLMDMSSELSLSAIDGASEATITELSATVNAAAHNYRPFGPVLGEHVHEAIRAAFGAAGVKASAIERRVRDAWALGDGWVTWTTAMILLGTRDGASLRGGDLGFLPSATNASDVDSLIDAAVEAAGAHLGVAVAKPAAATSTGGVVDSAALTEFREQLTDALAANARDLLERLGISSPAVEAPAAEDLYPVITAELGTGWVELVSPAFDARKAVELNDRWATAREDLAHIAAGEDVTACFIATGAEVARQARYRAECAEDPAIRARLLAAADDAEDTTAGEFSGQVAVVTGMTPVSIAGAVVRRLLAGGATVIATASSISQQRLLDARRLYRESARGDASLWLVPANLSSYRDIDALVEWVATEQVESVGGAPKVIKPALLPDLLFPFAAPPVAGTLDQAGPAAENQARLMLWGVERLLTALAAIGSDTHVDHRLHVVLPGSPNRGLFGGDGAYGEVKAAFDAVVNKWSAEDWGRRTTLAHARIGWVRGTGLMAHNDPLVAAVESRGVRTFSTAEMADELLALASVDTRHEALSGPVDADLTGGLAAVDFAALKAGVEANKDAEPADPPASPRLNALPTPESIHLPDNSGAFLSGSARPEDLVVIVGVGEIGPWGSARTRGAAEFGIAADGDVDLTAAGVLELAWMMGLLTWHETPQAGWYDSADQLVEEGDIYARFRDEVVARSGVREVCDLGAISDGGTVDAATVYLDRPISFTAADADEARAYQAADPQFTEIACVDGEWVVTRRQGATVRVPRRTTLTRHVVGQIPTGFDPARWGLPASLIENIDVMAQWNLVATVDAFLSAGFTPAELLAAVHPTQVGSTQGTGFGGMSSMRRLFVDRFNSEAIPHDVLQETLPNVIAAHTMQSYVGGYGPMVQPVAACASAAVSLEEGVDKIATGKASFVVTGAIDDLSVESLQGFGNMNATANSDELAAKGINPRFNSRAGDSRRGGFVEAQGGGTVLIARGDLALQLGLPVYAVVGYVQTFSDGIHSSIPAPGLGALAAGLGGRYSRLSRQLSALGISANDIAVVSKHDTSTNANDPNEAELHERLATAIGRSEGNPLHVISQKTLTGHAKGGAALFQIAGLTHVFASGWVPGNRSLDNQDPVFADRKYLVWPRQPLELGKAGPIKAALATSLGFGHVSSVIALAHPGAFEAAVQRARGPEALDTWRAWATERLRTGVHRFQQGIIGRGELYAPVEGRRLTGDAHDAEVTMLLDPNARLGADGTYSV; encoded by the coding sequence ATGCTTGCGCAGACGCCCTTGTCCCTCATTCCCTTCCACGAACGACTAAGCACCCACCCCTACAGCCTGCACTTCGCCGGCCAGGCCACCCCCTGGCAGGCCGCCCTCGCCGAGGTGACCGCCGATCCTCGGCTGCGCCGCGCCCTCGACGCCGCCCTCACCCGCAGCGACGCCCTGCTCGCCGACGTCCTCCCAGAGCTCACGCGCATCACCGGCGGTCCGCTGAATCTACTCGACGCCCCCACCAACCACGCCTACTCTTCCGTCCCCGGCATCCTTACGGCCCAGTACGGCCACCTGCTCGACCTCTTCGGCGATGCCCTTCCCGCACAGCCGGTCGCCGCCGTCGGCCATTCGCAAGGCGTGCTCGCCGTCGCCCTCGCCGAGCGTCATGGTGATCCTGACCACGCCGCCGCGCTCGTCGCTCTCGCTCGCCTCATCGGCGCCGCCGCTACCGCCGCTACCCGCGCCCACCGCGCCGAACGCTTCGGCGAGCTCACCCCCATGCTCGCTGTGCGCGGCATCGACCGCGATCGGTTGGACGCCGTCCTTACCCGCCACGACAGCGTGTGCGTCGCCATCCGTAACACCCCCACCGCCGTCACCCTCAGTGGCCTGCCGGCCGCCCTTGATGCGGTGAGAGAAGACCTTGCTGCCCTGACGGCCGAGCACGCCGAGGCACTCGCCGCCAAGCGCACCGGCGGCGCCCCGCTCACCATCGTCACCGAGTTCCTCGACGTCGCCGCCCCCTTCCACTCCCCGCTGCTCGACGACGCCGTCGTCAGTGTCGTCGAATGGGCGAGCCGCTGCCCCGGTCTCGCCGATATCGAGTCCGAGCGCCTCGCTCGCGCCGTGCTCACCGACCGGCCGCACTGGGACGACGAGGTCACCGCGGCCCTCGACGCGGAGTTCCTCCTCGACCTCGGACCCGGCTCTGGTGTGCGCGGCCTCACCGCCCAGCTGGCGGAAGGCCGCGGCGTCGGGCTCATTGACGCCTCCACCGCCGACGCCCGGGACGCACTCCGCAGCCCCGCCTTCACCTGGCCCACGGGGCAGGATTACGCCGAGTTCGCGCCCCGGCTGCGCACCATCAACGGTCGCACCGTCGTCGATACCGCCTTCACCAGGCTCACCGGCCGTGCCCCGGTTGTGCTTGCCGGCATGACCCCCACCACCACCGAGCCGGACATCGTCGCCGCCGCAGCCAACGCCGGCTACTGGGCGGAACTCGCCGGCGGCGGCCAGGTCACCGAGGAGGTCATCCGCACCAACCTCGACTCGTTGAAGGACCAGCTCGACCCCGGTCGAACCGCCCAGTTCAATGCCATGTTCATGGACCGCTACCTGTGGAATCTCCAATTCGGCGCACAACGGGTGGTGACCCGCGAGCGGGAATCGGGAGCGCCGCTCGACGGCGTCGTCATCTCCGCCGGTATTCCCGAGCTCGACGAAGGCGTCGAACTGCTCACCTCCCTGCGAGCCAGCGGTTTTAGCTACGTTTCCTTCAAGCCCGGGACGGTGGCGCAGATCCGCCAGACCCTGGCTATCGCCCGGCAGGTTCCCGAAGTCCCCGTCATCATGATGGTCGAAGACGGTCACGCCGGCGGCCACCACTCCTGGGAGGACCTCGATCACCTGCTGCTGAGCACGTACGCCGAGATCCGAGCGCAGCGCAACGTCGTGCTCGTCGCCGGCGGCGGCCTGGGCATGCCGCAGCGCGCTGCCGAATTCCTCACCGGCGACTGGGCGCTGGCCCACGGCGCGGTGCGCATGCCCGTCGACGCCATCATGATCGGTACCGCCGCGATGACCGCCAAGGAGGCGCACACCAACCCGGACGTTAAGCAGTTGCTCGTCGACATTCCCGGCATCTCCGCCGAGGACAACGGCGGCTGGGTCGGTGCCGGCAGAAGCGCCGGCGGCGTCACGTCGGGCCTGTCTCACCACCTGGCGGACATGTATGAGGTGGACAACGCCGCCGCCGACGCCGCGCGGCTCATCGCCGAGGCGCACGCCAATCCTCAGCTGCGCACCACCCGCAGGGCCGAGATCATCGCCGCCATCAACAAGACGGCCAAGCCCTACTTCGGTGACCTCGCCGAGATGACCTACGCCGAGGTCCTACGCCGCTATGTCGAGCTGACCTTCCCCTTCACCGACATCTCCTGGCAGCAACGCCTCCTCGACCTGTGCCAGCGCTTCGAGGCCCGCCTGTGCAAGCAGGACTACGGCCCGATCGAGCCGATCTTCGCCGACCTGGACGACGTCGCCGACGCGTCCACCGTCATCCCCCGCTTCGTCGACGCCTACCCCCTAGCCATCGACATCACCCTCACTCCCTTTGACGTCGCCTGGTTCATCGAGCTGTGCCGCCGCTACCCCAAGCCGGTGCCCTTCGTGCCGGCCATCGACGAGTCCCTGCTCGCGTGGTGGGGCACGGACGGGCTGTGGCAGTCGCACGACCGCCGCTACCGCGCCGACGAGGTCCGCATCATCCCCGGCCCCGTCTCTGTCGCGGCGATTACCACCGTCGACGAGCCCGTCGCCGAGATCCTCGGCCGCTACGAAGACGCCATGATCGAGGCGATCGGCACCGACGCCGACGCTCCCGAGGTGTTCTCCCGCACCGCCGAGACGGTCGAGGACTACCTCCGGCAGTGCCCGCACATCAGCTGGCACGGTCACCTGATGGATAACCCGGCGGCCGTGCTGCCCGAGGCGACGCTCACGCCCACGGACGCCGGGATGGACATCGTCGTCGCCCTGGACACCGCCTGGGACGCCACCGGCTCCGACCAGCACGCCGTGAAGGAGCTGCGGATTCCGCTCCTGCTCGGCGACGGGGTGCGCACCGGTGCCGTGCCCGTCGTCGACGACGCTCGCCTCAGCGACACCATGTTCGGCCTGCTGGCCGCCACCGCCGGCGTGGGGTCCACCACGGTCACCGGCACCCCCATTACCTCCCTGCCGAGCATGACCGACTCCGCGGATTCGCCCTTCGGAGAGGCGCACGCCGACGTCGCGCTCTCGGCGGACCTGGGGGCCCTGCACGCCGGGGTCACCGCCGCCACCCTGCCCGCCGACCTGCCCTTAGCCGGCATCGTCCCCTCGGCTGTGCTCGGGCTGTGCTGGCCGACGATCTACGCCGCACTCGGCTCCGCCCTCGTCGACGACTACCCGGTCATCGAGGGCCTGCTCAACGCCGTGCACCTCGATCACACCGAGGCATTCGACGTCGCCGAGCTCGGCTCCGCCGACGCCATCCACACCCGCTCCTGGTGCGCCGCCATTACCGAATCCTCCTCCGGCCGGGTGGTGGTGGTCCCCACCGAGGTGAGCATCGACGGCCGAGTCATCGGCCGCTTCACCGAACGCTTCGCCATCCGTGGTCGCGTCCACGGCAGTGAGCTGCCCGCGGACCCGCCGGTCGCCGGCGGGGTCCTCAAAGAAACGGCAGACACCCCGCACAGCCTCCTGCGCCGGGTCAGCGTCACCGCCCCGGCGGACATGACCGCATTCGCCATGGTCTCTGGCGACTACAACCCCATCCACACCTCTCACCGGGCCGCCCGCGTCGCCGGCATGGCGGCGCCGTTGGTTCACGGCATGTGGCTGTGCGCTGCCGCCCAGCACGCCGTGGCCTGCGACTACCGCATCATCGGGTGGACCTACCGCATGTTCGGCATGGTCAACCTGGGCGACCAGGTCGACATCAGTGTCGAACGCGTCGGCATCGGCGCCGGCGGGCACCTGCTGCTCGACGTCACCTGCCGCGTGGGCCGGGAGATCGTTTCCCAGGCGACTGCCGCCGTCGCCCCGAAGACCACCGCCTACGTCTACCCCGGGCAGGGCATCCAGGAGCGCGGCATGGCGTTGGCCGACCGGGCCAACTCCCCGGCAGCGCGCGAGGTGTGGCGTCGTGCCGACGAGCACACTCGCTCCCACCTCGGCTTCTCCATCCTCGCCGTGGTCCGCGACAACCCCACCGAAATCACCGCCGGTGGGCGCGTCTTCCGCCACCCGGAGGGCGTGCTCCACCTCACTCAATTCACCCAGGTGGCACTCGCCACCGTCGCGTTCGCCCAGACTTCGACGCTGCGCGAGGCCGGCGTGCTCGTCGACGGCGCATACCTCGCCGGGCATTCCCTCGGCGAATACAATGCGCTGGCGTCCTACGCGCAGATCTTCCCGCTCGAAACCGTGCTCGACATCGTCTACCACCGCGGCTCGACGATGCATCACCTCGTCGAACGCGACGCCGAGGGACGATCCAACTACCGCATGGCGGCGCTGCGCCCGAACCAGTTCGGCGTCACCGACGCGAAGGTCCGCGACTACGTGGCCGACGTCGCCGAGCGCTGCGGAGAATTCCTCGAAATCGTCAACTACAACGTGGCTGGCTCGCAGTACGCCGTCGCCGGCACCGTCGCCGGCATCGACGCTCTCACTGCCGACGCCACCCGGCGCGCCGAGGCCGCCGGTGGACGCCGCGCCGTCATCCCCATCCCCGGCATCGACGTGCCCTTCCACTCCTCGCGGCTGCGCGCCGGCGTGCCTGAGTTCCGAGATACGCTCGACGCGCTGCTGCCCGCGGACATCAACCCCGACGTGCTTCTGGGCCGCTACCTGCCGAACCTGGTGGCACGGCCCTTCGAACTCAGCGAGGATTTCCTCGACGCAATCCTGGCCGTGGCTCCCTCCGAATACGTCACGCAGCTCAAGGCGCGGTGGTCGGAGGTGGACCTCATCGCGGAGCGCGCTCAGCTGTGCCGCGGCCTGCTCATCGAGCTGCTGGCCTGGCAATTCGCTTCGCCGGTGCGGTGGATCGAGACCCAGCAGTGGCTCTTCGGCCGCGCCGGTATCTCCACCGTTATCGAGGTGGGGCTAGGTAATTCGCCGACCCTGGCCAATATCGCTGCCCGCACCCTGGCCATGCCTGAGTTCCGCGCAGCGAACTGTACCCCGCTCAACGTCGAGCGGGACCGGGACGAGGTGTTCCATCGCAGCGTGCGCGCAGCGGAAGAGCCCGAGCCCGAGCCCCAGGCGGCACCGGACACCGCCCCGGCACTCGAGGCCGCAGCGAGCCAGCCGGTCTCGCCTGCGCCCGCAGCGCCCGCCACGACTACGGCCGTGGTCGCGACCATCGCCGACGTTGACTTCACCGCAGCCGACGCGGTGCGGGTGCTGCTCGCGGCGTCGACGAAGCTCTCGCTCGCGCAGATCGCCGAGGCGGACACCATTGAGTCGCTCACCAACGGCGTGTCCTCGAAGCGCAACCAGGTCCTTATGGACATGTCCTCCGAGCTGAGCCTGTCCGCCATCGACGGCGCCTCCGAGGCCACCATCACCGAGCTGTCCGCCACCGTCAACGCCGCCGCGCACAACTACCGGCCCTTCGGCCCCGTCCTCGGCGAGCACGTTCACGAGGCCATCCGGGCCGCCTTCGGAGCGGCCGGGGTGAAGGCCTCCGCCATCGAACGGCGAGTGCGCGACGCGTGGGCACTCGGCGACGGCTGGGTGACGTGGACCACCGCCATGATTCTCCTCGGCACCCGCGACGGGGCCTCTCTGCGCGGCGGCGACCTGGGCTTCCTGCCATCGGCGACGAACGCGAGCGACGTCGATAGCCTCATCGATGCCGCCGTCGAGGCCGCCGGCGCTCATCTCGGCGTGGCCGTGGCGAAGCCCGCCGCGGCCACCAGTACCGGCGGCGTCGTCGACTCCGCAGCGCTGACCGAGTTCCGCGAGCAGCTCACCGACGCGTTGGCCGCCAATGCCCGCGACTTGCTGGAGCGGCTCGGGATCTCCTCCCCCGCTGTCGAGGCGCCCGCCGCCGAAGACCTCTACCCCGTCATCACTGCTGAGCTCGGCACCGGCTGGGTGGAGCTGGTCTCCCCCGCCTTCGACGCCCGCAAGGCCGTCGAGCTCAACGACCGGTGGGCCACCGCCCGCGAGGACCTCGCCCACATCGCCGCCGGTGAGGACGTCACCGCCTGCTTCATTGCGACCGGCGCTGAGGTCGCCCGCCAGGCGCGTTACCGCGCCGAGTGCGCCGAGGACCCGGCGATTCGCGCCCGGCTGCTCGCCGCCGCAGATGACGCCGAGGACACCACCGCCGGCGAGTTCTCCGGCCAGGTGGCCGTCGTCACCGGCATGACTCCGGTGTCTATCGCCGGCGCCGTTGTTCGTCGCCTTCTCGCTGGTGGCGCCACCGTCATCGCCACGGCGTCGTCGATCAGCCAACAACGCCTGCTCGACGCCCGCCGTCTCTACCGCGAATCCGCCCGCGGCGACGCCAGCCTGTGGCTGGTCCCGGCAAACCTCTCCTCCTACCGGGACATCGATGCTCTCGTCGAGTGGGTCGCCACCGAGCAGGTGGAGTCCGTCGGCGGGGCACCCAAGGTGATCAAACCGGCGCTGCTGCCGGATTTGCTCTTCCCCTTCGCGGCCCCGCCGGTCGCCGGCACGCTCGACCAGGCCGGCCCCGCGGCGGAGAACCAGGCCCGCCTCATGTTGTGGGGCGTGGAGCGCCTGCTCACCGCGCTCGCGGCCATCGGTTCCGATACCCACGTCGATCACCGGCTTCACGTCGTGCTCCCCGGCTCGCCCAACCGTGGCCTCTTCGGCGGCGACGGCGCCTACGGCGAGGTCAAGGCGGCTTTCGACGCGGTGGTCAACAAGTGGTCGGCGGAAGACTGGGGGCGTCGCACCACGCTGGCTCACGCCCGCATCGGGTGGGTGCGCGGCACCGGCCTCATGGCCCACAATGATCCCCTCGTCGCGGCCGTCGAGTCGCGGGGCGTGCGCACGTTCAGCACCGCAGAGATGGCCGACGAGCTCCTCGCTCTCGCCTCTGTTGACACTCGCCACGAGGCGCTGAGCGGCCCCGTCGACGCTGATCTCACCGGCGGGCTCGCCGCCGTGGACTTCGCCGCGCTCAAGGCCGGCGTCGAGGCCAACAAAGACGCCGAACCCGCCGATCCGCCGGCATCACCGAGGCTCAACGCCCTACCCACCCCGGAGTCGATCCACCTGCCGGATAATTCCGGCGCCTTCCTGTCCGGCTCTGCCCGACCGGAGGATCTGGTGGTCATCGTCGGTGTCGGCGAGATCGGGCCCTGGGGCTCCGCCCGCACCCGAGGCGCCGCGGAGTTCGGCATCGCCGCCGACGGCGATGTGGACCTCACCGCCGCCGGTGTTCTCGAACTGGCGTGGATGATGGGCCTGCTCACCTGGCATGAAACCCCGCAGGCGGGGTGGTATGACTCCGCTGACCAGCTCGTTGAGGAAGGCGACATCTACGCCCGCTTCCGCGACGAGGTTGTCGCACGCAGCGGCGTGCGCGAGGTGTGCGACCTGGGCGCCATCAGCGACGGTGGCACCGTCGACGCCGCCACGGTGTACCTCGACCGGCCCATCAGTTTCACCGCGGCCGACGCCGACGAAGCCCGCGCCTACCAGGCTGCGGATCCCCAGTTCACCGAGATCGCCTGCGTCGACGGCGAGTGGGTCGTGACCCGCAGGCAGGGTGCCACCGTGCGCGTGCCGCGCCGGACCACCCTCACCCGGCATGTGGTGGGCCAGATTCCCACCGGCTTCGATCCGGCGCGGTGGGGCCTGCCGGCGTCCCTCATCGAGAACATCGACGTCATGGCCCAGTGGAACCTCGTGGCCACCGTGGATGCGTTCCTTTCTGCCGGTTTCACCCCGGCCGAACTGCTCGCCGCCGTGCACCCCACCCAGGTCGGCTCCACCCAGGGCACCGGCTTCGGCGGCATGTCCTCCATGCGGCGGCTGTTCGTGGACCGCTTCAACTCCGAGGCCATCCCTCACGACGTGCTTCAAGAAACCCTGCCCAATGTCATCGCCGCCCACACGATGCAGTCCTACGTCGGCGGTTATGGTCCCATGGTCCAGCCGGTCGCGGCGTGCGCGTCGGCGGCGGTGTCTCTGGAAGAAGGCGTGGACAAGATCGCCACCGGCAAGGCCAGCTTCGTCGTCACCGGCGCCATCGACGATCTTTCCGTGGAATCCCTCCAGGGCTTCGGCAACATGAACGCCACCGCTAACTCCGACGAGCTCGCCGCCAAGGGCATTAACCCGCGCTTCAATTCCCGGGCCGGCGATTCTCGCCGCGGCGGCTTCGTCGAAGCCCAGGGAGGCGGTACGGTGCTCATCGCCCGCGGCGACCTCGCGCTACAGCTCGGCCTGCCCGTCTACGCCGTGGTGGGATACGTGCAAACCTTCTCCGACGGCATCCACAGCTCCATCCCCGCCCCGGGGCTGGGTGCGCTCGCCGCCGGGCTGGGTGGCCGGTACTCGCGACTGTCGCGCCAGCTCTCCGCACTGGGTATCAGCGCTAACGACATCGCGGTGGTGAGCAAGCACGACACCTCCACCAACGCCAACGACCCCAACGAGGCCGAGCTGCACGAGCGGCTCGCCACGGCGATCGGCCGCAGTGAAGGCAACCCGTTGCACGTCATCTCCCAGAAGACCTTGACGGGACATGCCAAGGGCGGCGCCGCCCTCTTCCAGATCGCGGGCCTGACCCACGTGTTCGCCTCCGGGTGGGTGCCGGGCAACCGAAGCCTCGATAACCAGGATCCGGTCTTCGCGGACCGGAAGTACCTGGTGTGGCCACGTCAGCCGCTGGAGCTGGGTAAGGCCGGGCCGATCAAGGCCGCCCTGGCCACGTCGCTCGGCTTCGGCCACGTCTCCTCCGTCATCGCCCTCGCTCACCCGGGTGCCTTCGAGGCCGCGGTTCAGCGGGCGCGCGGTCCGGAAGCGCTCGACACGTGGCGTGCCTGGGCCACCGAACGCCTTCGCACCGGGGTGCACCGCTTCCAGCAGGGCATCATCGGCCGCGGCGAGCTCTACGCCCCGGTGGAGGGCCGTCGCCTCACCGGTGACGCCCACGACGCCGAGGTCACCATGCTCCTGGACCCCAACGCCCGGCTCGGGGCCGACGGCACGTATTCGGTGTAG
- a CDS encoding acylphosphatase, with product MSSTDTRMVAFVHGRVQGVGFRWWTRARALELGLSGHATNRPDGRVQVVAEGPRKATDELLTLLRENPSRCGRPGRVDVVVEQYLAPRGEVGFRER from the coding sequence ATGAGCAGCACTGACACGCGGATGGTGGCCTTTGTCCACGGTCGGGTCCAAGGAGTAGGTTTCCGCTGGTGGACTCGTGCGCGGGCCCTGGAGCTGGGCCTTAGCGGGCACGCCACTAACCGGCCGGATGGGCGCGTGCAGGTCGTCGCGGAAGGGCCCCGGAAGGCCACTGACGAACTCCTCACTCTCCTGCGGGAGAATCCGAGCCGGTGTGGCCGCCCGGGGCGGGTTGACGTCGTCGTCGAGCAGTACCTCGCCCCGAGAGGCGAGGTAGGATTCCGCGAACGCTAG